The genomic stretch ATAGGACATACGTTCCGAGTGAATTGATATTTCACTTATAAGGCgtattataaataaacataGAGAATAGCTTGAGAAAATGGTGCATTCCAAATCAGCACAGAGAAGTTTCCATATAGTCATCCTTTTCAGTTAAAAGGATCTTTGTCCTTGTTTTAGTTGTCATGATCAATATCGTTATACCGACAAGGTGATACTAGTACTTATTATAGTAAATGCACGATTGCATACTGAATAAGCCGAAGTAAGTTGAAATTATTATGGCTGGTTCTCTATACTTATTGATAAGAGTACAGCAGTGAACTAACTCTATGACCAGATCAGCCACTTTCAATTAATACGTCTAATCGAACTATAAAAAAGCCATAACAAGCAATGTattaacaataaataaatgactGAGTTACGCATTCTAATTGAATGATTCATATTAGCACTAGCTACCTCTAGTAAAGTTCATAAACAGTTCATGTTTACAAACAACTCCTCGTTATGCAGACATGGAAATATTTAATCTCAATCAAATAGAATTCACTGGAACTTAGTATCTTATGTTGAATGAAAATCTCAACTAGCTGCATCCAATCACAAGTGGAATGCATCGGGCATTCTATTTAACTTGCCAACATATATGAAAATAggtttttcaacaatttattatattgAAGGTTGGGAGGTAGGAGATCAGTTTCTGTTGTGTTCGAAAAGGTATAAATATTATTCGCTGCTCTTGTCGCGAGTAGTAGCAGTCTTAGCACGAATTTTGCACATTAATTTATACTGTTTTTATCGGGAATATTATCAGATATAGAGTGTGCATTGTGAAAAAGGATTGTTtcgagtgaaaaaaaaaaatatttgaaagtgTTGCCCAGCGGCTAAACCGAaagttcattttcgtatgttacGTTGTGCTTTTGTGGAGtatttcttaaaataaatttttaaatttgcttTCGTTGAAGCAATTAAATCAGATTTTCGGTGGTTGGTTGGTTTTGTTCGAAAGATTACTCAACGATTGCTTAACGacttacaaaatattaaatctacaaaattttttttatgaaaactaGTGAGGAGTGCCTTCATTTTACCAGAGAAACCTTTTTTGCAAGTtcttaaatcgatttttcatatttgcgGTTCGATCAACCCTATTTTCTCCAATCAAAAAGCCATTAGCCATTTTCTCGACACTTTGTCTGATCACAGAggagaaaatagacattttctcaACGGAACTGTCACCtctgttttggttttgaaaattgtgtttttggtTCGTGGTTAATCACACGCTGGAAACTACTTTTTTTCCTACAAATAACTGTTAAAAATGTCTTTACAGGAAATAGGTCTAGTAGTTTTAAATGGTTTTAAGATTCACAAGAGTTTTGAATAACTTTAGCTCGTGACTGTGTTTCCTCTTACCCGAGGGACAAACACTCATAGCCTtgtcagtcaaaaaaaaaacctcaaaattttacgaaataaaatcctgaaatttataaaaaatccTCAAGAAACTCCTTAAAATCATACACAcatggaattttgaaaaccgatacattttctgtttctgtgttttacttgagtttctgatttctccatatcaaaatacatgcaaaattcacaaaaaaccagtaaatcacgaaacagaaaatgtgtcggttttcaaaattccgcgagtgtagaACAAATTCAATagatttcaagaaaatccttggaaattggaaaaaaaatctttaaaattccCTTGAAACCAGAATTAGTAGAAAATTCTTGGTTTTCCTTGGTTGGATAGGAAAATCCTCATAGGATTGtgtttttaaaatcatttgtcaaagaaaattacaaatatcCGCACCTCGCTCTAGCTCGTCGGCTGTTCTGATACGAGTGAATTTAAGTCTTTAAAAAATCCTAAATTTCTGAACTTACAAGTTGAGTAgtttttagaaattcttttaaagaattttctggaactttttataattaaattgtcaaaaatagGCCCCGTTTGATACACTTCTCTAGATCTCTTCAAGGGTTTTGTTTTCCTTTCATCCTTCTCTTCCTCAGAAGGCGACTTTCTTAATGTTTTCGATTGTGAATAAAAACCTGTTGATCCTTTTCTGTAATCACGAATGTGGCCAATAAAAATTACGGTTTCCTCGAGATTTACGACATAGTCAAAAGAACCAAATGTCTGAGCATCTAAATAACGCAAATTACATGAAATGACGAGCACATATATAAACATAAAACCACCACATCATAAATCTACTTTTATTGCTCACTGAAAGATTCCACTAAGCACGTAACAGCACTTAATGATTGAAGtgtttattttagaaaattctatCTTTATTAAACAAGCTGTTCAAAAGAGTTGTTTGTTATTGAACCATAATAGTTTCGAAATCAGAAAAGAATCTTTGCAATCGATATACCCAACCcatattcaaaatgaaaatcgaagttcaacaaaatattgaatatCCACTGAAGGATAATGGAAGGAATATGTTGGAACGAACCTATACGGTAAGTGATCTTGTCCATGCAATAAATTTGACATAAATGTTTCCATCAATAAATTCCCAAATATAACATTTTGAAACTAATTGGATTCGTTAAGTATATATGAATTCACTACACAGGCGTCTTTTATACGATCCATTCATACAGTGTCTCTCTTTTGGCGGAAAATTCTATCTTCACTATAAAATTCttgataataaattttaaaaaaaaaatattttcttagcaGCACAATATTctctttaataaaaattgtagtCGAGACACCTGCTGcccataaattatttaattaaaattcaattattcggCTTTTGGTAGACTTTAATTCATTTGATGTTTATTTAACATCGAGACATATGGATAGTAAAAGACATGATTTGACTAATAATAATCGGTAGCTTAATATGTCTGATTTATGATATGTTTGCTTCGTTAATTGATATAGTGACATGCTGGTCTAATTTAATTAGAAGATTGTCTGTTGTTTTTGGTAAGTGTTCGCCACTGAAGCTATGATTGCCTcaattttacagtttttacTGTAAATGCTTAAGAATAaagataattaaattattaaaagatAAACAGCAAATTGACCTAAACAAACACTGAGCTTTTAATTTCACGGCCGGTATAATATAGTCCCACAAAAGACTTAATCATAAGAggaactaatttttttccattagGTCTTGGGTGGAGTACATATAATTGCCCTAATAACACGAATCTCTGAGCATATTTATTACGGCGATGTAATGATTTATCGCATTTAAATCTAATTGCTATGCATATATAAATGTAATAAAGTAATTTGCTCATTGAgaactaaaattaatttttattgtgatttATGCGGCGGGTTATTAGTCAGATCGAACGTCTATATAGTTTGAAAATTAGTAAATTTCATCGCATATCCTACggtcaaacaaaatgttaatttaattgCTAACAtcgaattttgattgattttaatGTTGATTGAGacaatttattggaaaatgcATTGGAtgcaaaattggatgaaattATCTCAACAACACTTGAAATGTGTGCAAAAACgtataacatttttgttgggattggGTTGTGGATGTGCGTATGATATGGAAACCGCACTATTGTAATGGCACGTACCTATTTGGCCCTGTTATGAAACCATAAGAGCTTCATCGAGATAtatggagaaaatttattcGGCTTTTCTGTATCAAGTGCTTAACTTTGACCAGAATTTTTACCACTCCGACTAACTCTAATGAGGAACGTGATGTCAATATTCGCTGCAACCACATTAAAGTTCTGGTCTTgactcaatattttttttttacaaatttgtttcCAATACTCAAGACGACATGACTTTAAACTCCTTTTCTTCTTAACTCAATTTCAGTTACCCGATCTTCTGTCGATAACTCAGTACGCCAAAAATATGACGACAGATACGGCGAGAGAAGAGTGCGACCAAACTTGCGACATTTCCTTTGTCACCGAGGACGACATACCTGAGATAATCGATTTTCTGAAGACTTACTTTTTCAAGGTACTAGACTTAAGGATTTGCGGAGTTTACTGCGacatacaattttatttcaggATGAGCCAATGAACACGTTTCTCGAACTGGGAGAGTGTAAAGAACTGGAAGAATATGCAACACATTGTATAACAGATGATTGTTCCTTTAAAGCAACCAATTCTAAAGGAGAAATTATTGGTGTCTTCCTTAATGGTATCATTCATAAACCCGTAGGCAGAGCAATAAATTCCTTTTGCTACAGTCActtaattttttgtacattCGACAGGCTGCAGATGCTGAACGAAGTAATAGTGCCGACGAAtgcaagcatgaaaaattcaaaaaaatccttagCCTTTTCGACCACATTGAAACACTGTTCAATTTATTCGACTTATATCCGGAATACGAACGTGCATTAGATGGTAAAATATTAGCGGTAAATTCGAATTACCGTGGTCTTGG from Bradysia coprophila strain Holo2 unplaced genomic scaffold, BU_Bcop_v1 contig_138, whole genome shotgun sequence encodes the following:
- the LOC119073769 gene encoding dopamine N-acetyltransferase isoform X1, encoding MKIEVQQNIEYPLKDNGRNMLERTYTLPDLLSITQYAKNMTTDTAREECDQTCDISFVTEDDIPEIIDFLKTYFFKDEPMNTFLELGECKELEEYATHCITDDCSFKATNSKGEIIGVFLNGIIHKPAADAERSNSADECKHEKFKKILSLFDHIETLFNLFDLYPEYERALDGKILAVNSNYRGLGIAGKLTTRTIEYMQEHSIPLFHVMCSSKYSARVCEKLGFEEVFSLPFLDYVVNGENPLLPADPHTDIKIMTKRI
- the LOC119073769 gene encoding dopamine N-acetyltransferase isoform X2; its protein translation is MTTDTAREECDQTCDISFVTEDDIPEIIDFLKTYFFKDEPMNTFLELGECKELEEYATHCITDDCSFKATNSKGEIIGVFLNGIIHKPAADAERSNSADECKHEKFKKILSLFDHIETLFNLFDLYPEYERALDGKILAVNSNYRGLGIAGKLTTRTIEYMQEHSIPLFHVMCSSKYSARVCEKLGFEEVFSLPFLDYVVNGENPLLPADPHTDIKIMTKRI